The sequence below is a genomic window from Lolium perenne isolate Kyuss_39 chromosome 4, Kyuss_2.0, whole genome shotgun sequence.
agaggggttacaaggtggggtgcaagttatacctagatgttaggcggtgtcggaacacacaacttgcgatgaaggcggtgatgtcaagagtacgtttgcaagtccggggtgccgaggatgtcgtcgcttgcttcggagctgcgggttagtttcacaaacaaggcactcaaaccggaacaagcaaacacaagttagcggaagaaaacggtcaaagtagcttggcggtggtggcggtggtaagccggtggtggtggtgtcgatgctcttgcgtatgcggcggtgtttgttggggccgcggtggtgtttgccggtggttggggatgatagcggtgcttgccggcggaggagaggagtggcggtggttggcggtggaggtggaagggtggcgcccggtccaggggccggttgggccggacctgggaccggcctggccggtcacacggccggtcgaccgggttctgggctggcccggccggtctgcagcccggttgaccggattctcaaccgggacgcagtttctctctcctgttcttcacgaaaaccaagccaaaatgaccaaatcggaggggaaacgatggaattgggggctaaaagttggggagatagtagatcaagcactccaacaccaaatccatggaccaaaaccactcaaaacgcaacgaaatcgcagatcggtcaagaggcaaattagggctatttttggggattttttggggaaaaattttagagacgaaattggatgggtggggggtcaaatccgcggaaaccaaaggctgctgataccatatgatgaggtctaagaccccgtgtgtggcccgatcttgcggttgacccgaaatccaaaggagggagagagggagagcgcgaagaacacgaagaacacgatgaacacgatgaactcacgcacgcacaccaacccgatacaatcgatacttaccccgtggctcgatggaccacgccaatagaatcaacccggaagagacacgcggtagaattccgagcggagagattggtgagggagatgaatctaggagtgggagagagagtgggtaacactagaatctcacacaccaaatccaatcatccaacataggtagccttgatacaaaggggatgaaaccctagggagacaaagctcatcttcatgtctaagctatcatcttgtctaaagaggtaagggggcgaccggggtgcttatataggcatacaaggcagcatgggtcgaaaaggtacaagttggtgggtcaaacccgacgaatccggtcacagggccggtcggaccgggcctgggaccggcccatccggtcaacaaccggatcctggaccggacggtgaccgggcgaggcttcgggagccccgggatggcttccggatggcaccggtcgacgttccggtcgaaaactggccgggccggtcagggggccggtcatccgggcctgtgaccgggtgggccggtcagggggccggtcaaccgggcctgtgaccggccggcctccctcctcccgcttcttcttcttcctcttccttccttcttccttccttcttcttcttcttccttcttccttgcaccatgatgaatggctcctctttccttccctcgcttccttgcaccatgggtgttcctcctctccggtcctcgatgactcttgtacttaatgacatataacatgccgacatgaggtagcattccattcaaggtatctacgaggtcgagtatcgagaggaaggagttcaccttgacgcgtgtagcgtgggttagggttgaaggtccacttgggggactctttggccatggtgtagcgtcgacgataggcggggctgcacttgatggtcttggtgtagcgacgtcggtgaccggggctacatcaatgtATCTATAAAATTATACAAATAAACAATTTTACCTATATTTATACCAAATTAATTTTAGATAACATATCATAATTTTCAGCTTTGCAACTATTAGTGAAATGAACAGTCGATGCAAAAGGAATATGAATCAATTTTTTTGTTGGGCAGGAAGATGCGTTGGTTGTGTTGCTGGACCGGCTCCACCCATGGCCCCCAGCGATTTTAATACCTTTGTACATATATTTTTTTAAAGGGTAAAATGTCAAAGGCTAACCAAATGAATAAGCCCCATGTAACGAAAACGAAAAGGGGCACAAGATATTTCACTAGAGCCTTCGTGTATAACGCTTCGTCTCTGTTGTACCAGCAAGGAAAAAATAGCacgctataacaaaatagcgtcGGCCGAAAAATTTGCTATTAGCGTGCTAATAGCGCGCTATAGCACCGAAATGATGTAGCGTGGGCTGTCTAAaaacgctatagcgtgctattagcgccGAAATAACGTGCTATTTTTTTTCCATGGTCAGTAGAGAAATTCTCCTACGGCCAGCTCTAATGGTGTCGTCGCCGCAGCATAACATATCTAGCTGCCTAGCTGGGACCTAGGGCCCCCTTGGGTCCAGGGGCCCGGGGCGGCCACCCCTCCCGCCCCCCTAGGGCCGGCCCTGGACGAGCTCTGTCTCATAGGGTGGGATCTTTGGTGTGGCGCAGAGAAACTACACGGCACCAGGAAAATGGATGTCAAGTGGCAGCCATCTACTCACGATTTCAAGCACAAGAGTTTAACCAAGCTAACTATCTATGGCTTCCAGTCAGACGACAACTTCACGGGATTTGTTTGGCGTGTCATGGAAGCTACGGCGAACGTTCAAGCGATATCTCTATATGATAGGAAGGTGTGCAAGTTCTGCACTGAAGAATTTGAGGATTATGAGACCGAGGTATTTCCATGGATAGATCCAAGGACAAGCCAGGAGAAGGATTCTTCGAGGGGGAAAATTACGAACGGGCTGATAATGGCTTCCCCCGATGTGATTCACTTCAGGTCCTAGAAAGCCTTTGGAAATCACTCGAAATATCATTCATGGAATGGTAATGATCTATCTTTTGTAGTTGGAATAATGAGTTACCGAACTCTAGAATAAATTTGCTACTGCGTGTGCATTCTTTGATTTCCTTTGCATTGACGCATGTACTGTTGCCTAATGGACTTCCTCATATGAAATGTCTCAGCCCCTCCTACCATTATTTGAATGAAACTCTATTTTGTTAGAATTAAACAGATCAGTAAACACTTTTGCTTTAAAATGAAAATGACTAATATTAGGTTCAGGGAGAATTTCCATTAGTTGATGAGAAAGTAAACCTAATGGTGATGATTAGCTTGTTGAAATGGAAATTGGCTTAATTCTCACTTAGATTATATATGTCACCTAATCTGTAACCGGGAAAACCTGAGTTGCAACTCACGTGTAACTAGAAGAAACTGATTTGCAACTCATGTCCAACCCATGTGTAACTAGGACAATCGATTgtaatttcaaaaaaaaactcagtTATTTGAGCTGCAACTTGTAATTTCAAAAAATCTCAGTTACAACTCTCGAGCAACACATATGTAACAAAAAAAAATCTTACTTGCAATGCCACACGATTCATGCTGCAAACCTGACAATTTTAAAGTTGAATGAGCTCTAACTTAATTATCACTCAATTTTTTTTAGCAAAACCATAAATAAATTTGTGTTAATCCATCCATTTTCACAAGTCAGGACGACGGAGCGAGCGCCGCATGTACGAGGCTAGTATCTTTCCAAATCCATTGATTGAGAAAGGCCTAGGCAAAAAAGTAGGAAATATATCTAAAACTTTGATTGAAGCAAGCCTAGGCAATTTATatcgagaacatgtttggaatcaTATATCTGGGCGCAAACTCAAGGTGCCCATACTACTATACTAGGGTAGGGAGGGCAATTCTAATTCTGATGTTACCACGTGACAACTTGTCATGGGGTCGCGCCCTAAATCACCGCCAATAATTGGCAACAATCCATAGCGCTACCCAACAGAAAATTGTAGCAGTTACTAAAACGCATAAATGGCATTTGGCCAGTCTGAAATACTCTTTCTTTAGAGGCCTCTGATATACTTCCTCCTACCCTAACTAAGTTGGATATAAAGTTGAAATCTATTTTTAAATTATATGCATTTAGTATAGGAGTAGTCTTTGTATTATTATCTATTTATTTTTTGTCAAAGTTTGCAAAATTTGATTCGCACGAAAAAGTTAAGCACAACGCAGTGGGCAGCAGGAGGGAGTAaagttgcaaaaaaaaaaaaaatcagcacaaacactcACTGATTGTTCCACTCAAACGACCATCTTTTATTTTGTTCCACAAGGGAATCACACGAGGCAACTCGATGGTGCCCCGCGAGAGACACCCGTTTTGACGCACACACACATGCACAACACGAACCCACCCACACAAGGCAATGAAACAGGGACCAAGCACCAACCACACGGAAGGAAACGGTGCAGTACCTCACACTACTCCACGAACAAATCCAGCTGCGCGAAAACGCATGGCACCCACACTGAGCCGCCCATCGTCGCTCCCTGCCAGATTATTGCCGAATCTACTCGATGCCGTACATCTTCTTGAGCACGCCGATGAAGTCGTAGACCTTGTCCGGCGAGTAGAGGCTCTTGGCCACGCTCTCCCTCTTGCCGACCCTCTCGGCCCAGGCCGCAATCTTGGGCGCAACCTCAGCGACCTTGAACTCCCCGTACTTCTCGTAGCTCATGAACCACGGCGTGAAGGGCGCGAAGGCGGCGTCGACGAACCCGAAACCATGCTCCCCGCCGAAGAACTCCTTGTCCCCGAGCTCCGTCTCCAGGGTCTTGAGGATCTCCAGCATCTCCGCGCGCGCTTGTGCCTGCGGCTCGCCCTTGAGCTTCCAGAGGCGGGAGCCGCAGTCGTAGACCTTCTTGTCGACGTAGTCGGCCCAGAAGCGGGCCTGCGCGCGCGCGTAGGGGTCGGCCGGGAGGAGGGAGGGGGTGTCCGGGAAGGCCTCGTCGAGGTATTGCACGATGATGAGGGACTCGTTCACGGGCTTGCCGCCGTGGAGGAGCACCGGGATCTTCTTGTGCACCGGGTTCGACTGCAGGAGGCGGTCGCTCTTGCCGGCGAGCAGGTCTTCTTCGACGTACTCGTAGGGGAGGCTCTTCTCGGCCAGCGCGATGCGGACGCGCTGCCCGAACGGCGAGACCCAGAAGTCCAGGAGGGTTAGGTCGGAGCTGCTCTTCTCGGACGCCATTGTTGGTGCGGTGGAGGGATGTCGATCGGTTTGTGTTTGTGGATGTGAGTGTTGCGAAGATGTGGAGTGAGGATGGTGTGTGGATGTTGGTGAGCAACTGAGCATTTATAGGGGCGCGCGCGCGGGAAGACGAGAGGGTGGATGAGCTAGGTGAGGTCGTGCatgttccggaatggtctggttATATGTTTTGACTCCCGATCGAGAGAGCACGGCAAGATCGAATCGAACTGGTGGTGCGTACCGATCTGGGAATTCCGGGGTGGGTGTCAGTGTCTGGCATGGGCGCACGTTTGTGTGTGTGCGACGGACGAGTACTCGGGTGAGAATGGAGGACCGTGCACGGCTCTCGGGCGCAGAGGATCGGGGATGATCTGGGGTGGAGCTGATATGTGTGCTGACGTACGCAATCCAAAGATTTTCTTCTAAACAGACAGCACAGGACAGCATGTGTATTTGATCTTGTTCTCGGATGGTAATGCGATGGTAATCGTCACAAAAGATTGAAGAGGGCACTACAGAAACAAAAAGAATACTGGTAGGGTCTGCAAATACTTTTTCCTACAGGACCTATACTCTCTTGTGTGGCCGAACCTAAGATCAGGCATACAGATGCTTTGGTAGAAGCTGGATTTTTTTAGGTTGGCTGGTTCGCCTGCTCTTGACTCAGTTGACATGTTTGGTTTGACGCCGCAAGGAAAAAATTGCTCTGCTTGCGGTACGTACGTCAGCACCTATGCAACCGGATTAGTGCTCGAGAACAACCTCTAATTGGATGGTTAGCGTGACACTGCCACTCCTAGTCTGTTAGAGTTCAAACCCGACATATTGATGTCTCATAAAGAAGTAATGTTTTCTTCAATGGTGACTCATCAATCTCAAGATCTGTACAATGAATTTAGAGGTACTCATAGAGGTAGGGTGTTATTGCGTGCGCTCATAGATGTGACTGTATATTTGTATGTATGATCGTTTCGTTTGTATTGTGTTTCACAAAAAATACCCAGGATTAGTGCTCCGGACTTCACCAGTCCACCACACAGTGGTCTACGTCGATGGGACTGAAAAACAAAGAAAGGGCAGCTTGTACTAGAAAGTGTAGCTCGAGCTACATATAGATTCTTTTTGAAGAATAAAAATAATCTTAAAACGTTAAATTGAAGATTTTAAAAAAAAATGCATATTCAAATGGAATGTTCCATTAATATGAAAAAAGAAACAACTCTAGATATACATTATATTATATTCTTGGTGACACAAGAAAGACATTTTAAAGCACACTCTTTTGTAGATAAAGACTAAGGCTAAACGTCCACTTATTGAGAACGGAGAAAGTATGTTGCTTTCCGGAGGAGGCAGAGAAAGAACCATTTTATCTCTCCTTTAGATTTCTGGTAGTTGTGTCATTGTAACTTGAGTTGATATTAAATCACTGAAGTCTATTTAGTGATGTGAGGTAATATTTAAATTTATGTTAggaacactagtagaaaataggTCTTTCGTCAGGCCCCTTTAGTTTCGACCCAGACTACGGCCGGGACTAAAGGCATGGCCATGTCGACCCAAAACCGCCCACGCGTATGGCACCCTTTGATCCCGGTTCATTAgaataccaaccgggactaaaggggtggcGGAAGGCTGCCTGCGGGCAAAATCCTTTAGTCAACCGAGACTAAACTATTTTTACGTTTTTTTGGCTCTTCACGCACCTtcaccccaccccccccccccccggatctcattttttagctttgtaaaatacaaaagaaaataatagaaaaattaaaaataaaatataaaatattcatgtatgttacgcaacctcctattagggaaaattaaattTTTGAATTTCAACTTTTTATGCAAAAAAGGTTTACAAAaaggtaaaacgggatttctggttgcatacgacgtcgaaaaaaacatataatatatcaaaatgatcatgggaaaaaattacatccgaattcacctgggtttacctagttagccaatttttagatcctCAAAATTCCAAAGGGGAATATGAAAGcaagaagattttagtttttgccaaaAATTTAGGATttgatatttttttattttaaattaataatcaaatcatgcataaagattactcttacttaaccataaaagAGGTTAGCcacttttaggtttggcaaaaaaaattattAGTGACATCATTAATGTTTATTTTAAAAAATTATTAGTGACATCATTaacgtttatttatttattcaagattattattacatcattaattttgtttattaaaagaattgtttggaTTCAAACAAGAAACACTTGGACGTCCTTCGCCTCGGCACGCTCCGCGGCGCCCACGTGGAGGGCCTTTTGTCCCGGCAGATAATcgggccgggactaaaggttcggcctttagtcccgcatgtttagtcccggttggggactaAAGCGCCTTACGGGACGGGATTGAAGGGCCTGTCTTCACTAGTCGAAGCTCATTGTTCTCAAAACCAGAATACCAAAATTTCAAATATGCAAAAGAAAACTGCCATTTTGGAGAATGCGTCGGGTTTTAAACTACACTATTCACTGCACCCAAAAACTTAATAAATTATATAATATGGCATTATTTTTGGAAATCATGGTAGTCTCAGAATACTTCAAACATAATTCAATGCCACACGGACACTAAGATCAGCTAATAATTTGAGAAAAGCATTctgattttatttatttatgaaaGTTCAGCATAGTTTTCTAAGAGGTGTTCGTCCATGACTCCATGTAATATTGGAAAGTTGTACCCCATATAGAGGTTGTTGATAAGAAATTTCCAAAAGTTCATCATCTTTTTTGAAGTTTATCCATTAAATAATGAAATCCGATCTCCAGTTCTCAttttaggctggtgccaatgcatcacaggctatagcctcgccacgtcagcttttaccctcactctcaccccacggtgccagtgcacgggctatagtgccagctctcatTTCTCTCTCCTCCATATCACCGTTATGCATTTTTCCACCGTTATGCATTTTTCCTGTTTTTAATTGCTCTAAAATTACTGCTCCCATACACGCACAAGTGCAGATCAAGAACATGCTTCAATCAACTTGAGCCAACTTCTATCGAGAGTTCTCTGCCCATATCCTGCTATTTTGGCATGTAAAAAATTGGTCACATGCTGAACTAGGGGCAGAAACGTCATTTTACGTTTCAAGCTAACACCGTTAGTGCTCAGAATGCACTAGAGTGTCATATAGAGAAAAAAATAAAGTTTACATGTCAAATAGGGAAGAAAAAGTTTTTCAGGGCCAAATAAGGAATTGAGACTTTAGGTAGTGTCAAATAAGGATTTCTCTctataatttatattttattgacTAAATTAGTGGTCAAACTTTATCTTAAACTGCATGCGCGCCTGTTAAACCGGTCCAGGAGTAGAGTAAAAGAGAACGGAGGGACTATATTCTTTGTCAAAGTTTGTAAAGTATGAGTTGCACCGACAATATGCTGCATAGTAAGAGAGAGTAAGTTGGGAAAACAAAATGCAGCACAAACACTCATCAATTGTTCCACCAAAAGGACCAGCTTTCCTTTTATTTATTCCACACGATGGAATCACACGAGGCAACTCGATGCTGCCCCGCGAGAGACCCCGCTTTGACGCACACACGTATACGATACGCACCCACACAAGGCAATCAAACAAGGACAAGTACCTACCGCACGACGAAACGGTATCTCACACTACTCCACGAACAAATCCAGCAAACGTATGGCACGC
It includes:
- the LOC127292516 gene encoding probable glutathione S-transferase GSTU1, coding for MASEKSSSDLTLLDFWVSPFGQRVRIALAEKSLPYEYVEEDLLAGKSDRLLQSNPVHKKIPVLLHGGKPVNESLIIVQYLDEAFPDTPSLLPADPYARAQARFWADYVDKKVYDCGSRLWKLKGEPQAQARAEMLEILKTLETELGDKEFFGGEHGFGFVDAAFAPFTPWFMSYEKYGEFKVAEVAPKIAAWAERVGKRESVAKSLYSPDKVYDFIGVLKKMYGIE